The following are from one region of the Shinella sp. PSBB067 genome:
- a CDS encoding HlyD family type I secretion periplasmic adaptor subunit, giving the protein MKTDDWHSLQRSIRLHIGIGTLAFALLVGGIGGWAAATEIVGAVIAPGSIVVESSLKKVQHPVGGVVSDLLVRNGDPVEAGDVVMRLDATMTKANLQIILKSLDQFAARKARLESERSRHARVLFPDTLLARKHEPEIADMLAAEQRLYESRRDVRESKKKQLERRIEQFHDEIRGMEAERAASQQERSLIEEELDRYMRLHDQGLTDRSRLTALKRQTTDADGEIGRLTAGIAGVREKMAETSLQIIQVDEQWAEEVGSDLREMDARIGEYAERRIAAEDQLKRVDIIAPQSGIVHQMSVHTVGGVIAPGEPVMMIVPRVDKLVVEAKVQPQDIDQIFVGQRAVLRFSAFSQKTTPEIAGTVERVSADVTVDEKTGVSFYTARIAISEAEYARLGAVTLVPGMPVETFITTGERSVASYFIKPLMDQMNRAFRES; this is encoded by the coding sequence ATGAAAACCGATGACTGGCACAGCCTGCAACGCTCCATCAGACTGCATATCGGGATCGGTACCCTCGCCTTCGCCTTGCTCGTCGGCGGCATCGGCGGATGGGCGGCGGCCACGGAAATCGTCGGCGCGGTGATCGCGCCGGGATCGATCGTCGTCGAAAGCAGCCTGAAGAAGGTACAGCATCCCGTCGGCGGGGTGGTCAGCGACCTCCTCGTGCGCAACGGCGATCCCGTCGAGGCAGGCGACGTCGTCATGCGGCTCGACGCAACGATGACCAAGGCGAACCTGCAGATCATCCTGAAGAGCCTCGACCAGTTCGCGGCGCGCAAGGCCCGGCTGGAGAGCGAGCGCAGCAGGCACGCACGCGTGCTCTTCCCCGATACGCTGCTCGCCCGCAAGCACGAGCCGGAGATCGCCGACATGCTCGCCGCCGAGCAGCGCCTCTACGAGAGCCGCAGGGACGTGCGCGAGAGCAAGAAGAAGCAGCTCGAGCGCCGGATAGAGCAGTTTCACGACGAGATCCGCGGCATGGAGGCCGAGCGCGCCGCCAGCCAGCAGGAAAGAAGCCTGATCGAGGAAGAACTCGACCGCTACATGCGCCTGCACGACCAGGGCCTGACGGACAGGAGTCGCCTGACGGCCTTGAAGCGCCAGACGACCGATGCCGACGGCGAGATCGGCCGGCTGACGGCCGGTATCGCGGGCGTTCGCGAGAAGATGGCCGAGACTTCTCTCCAGATCATCCAGGTCGATGAGCAATGGGCCGAGGAGGTGGGAAGCGACCTGCGCGAGATGGACGCGCGCATAGGCGAATATGCCGAGCGCCGGATCGCCGCCGAGGACCAGTTGAAGCGCGTCGACATCATCGCCCCGCAGAGCGGAATCGTGCATCAGATGTCGGTGCATACGGTGGGCGGCGTCATCGCCCCGGGCGAGCCCGTCATGATGATCGTGCCGCGTGTCGACAAGCTCGTGGTGGAGGCCAAGGTGCAGCCGCAGGACATCGACCAGATCTTCGTCGGCCAGCGTGCGGTCCTGCGCTTCTCCGCATTCAGCCAGAAGACCACGCCGGAGATCGCGGGCACCGTCGAGCGCGTTTCCGCCGATGTGACGGTCGACGAGAAGACCGGCGTTTCCTTCTACACCGCCCGCATCGCGATCAGCGAGGCCGAATATGCCCGCCTCGGCGCCGTGACGCTCGTTCCCGGCATGCCGGTGGAAACCTTCATCACGACCGGCGAGCGCTCCGTCGCCTCCTACTTCATCAAGCCCCTCATGGACCAGATGAACCGCGCGTTCCGCGAGAGCTGA
- a CDS encoding type I secretion system permease/ATPase produces the protein MQPVSQHPSDNQFKGVFAGCGMAFLGIALMSAVVNILYLTGSLFMMEVYDRVLPSRSLPTLAALLGLVVVLYLFQGLFDALRGRLLVRIADRLDQALSPCIFDAMLGLQLSMPMTARQAQPLRDLETVRSFLAGSGPTALFDLPWLPFYIAICFAFHFWLGVTVLIGATILAGVTLLTELASRNPVAEASRHSARRSRLAESGRRNAEVIAVMGMGPRLQRRWMEENRNFAVAQRRASDVSSGFGVTSKVLRMVLQSGILAVGAWLVINEQATPGVIIAGSILSARALAPVDLALANWKGFVAARQSRARLQKMLVMLPPAARRLDLPAPKAALNAERISVVPPEAKEAVLQDVSFNLEAGTGLGIIGPSGSGKSSLARVLVGLWRPARGTLRLDGATLDQWPVEAMARHIGFMPQAIELMDGTVAENIASFDPAARAEDVIEAARAARVHDLIVGLPEGYSTEVGEHGRQLSAGQKQRVALARALYGRPFLVILDEPNSNLDAEGEDALTSAILGVRERGGIVVVIAHRPSALLAVDKVLMLLAGRQQAFGPKEEVLSKVLRQTGALKVVQNAEAANA, from the coding sequence ATGCAACCCGTTTCCCAGCACCCGAGCGACAACCAGTTCAAGGGCGTCTTTGCCGGATGCGGCATGGCCTTCCTCGGCATCGCGTTGATGAGCGCGGTCGTCAACATCCTCTATCTCACCGGCTCGCTGTTCATGATGGAGGTCTACGACCGCGTCCTGCCGAGCCGCAGCCTGCCGACGCTCGCCGCGCTGCTCGGGCTCGTCGTGGTCCTCTATCTCTTCCAGGGTCTTTTCGACGCGCTGCGCGGCCGCCTCCTGGTGCGCATCGCCGACCGTCTCGACCAGGCGCTTTCCCCGTGCATCTTCGATGCGATGCTTGGCCTGCAACTATCGATGCCGATGACGGCGCGGCAGGCGCAGCCCTTGCGCGATCTCGAGACCGTGCGCAGCTTCCTTGCCGGCAGCGGCCCTACGGCGCTGTTCGACCTGCCCTGGCTGCCGTTCTACATCGCGATCTGCTTCGCCTTCCATTTCTGGCTCGGCGTGACGGTCCTCATCGGCGCGACGATCCTCGCAGGCGTCACGCTGCTGACGGAACTGGCGTCGCGCAATCCCGTCGCCGAGGCGTCCCGGCACTCCGCAAGGCGCAGCCGGCTTGCGGAGTCCGGCCGGCGCAACGCCGAGGTCATCGCTGTCATGGGCATGGGCCCTCGCCTGCAGCGACGCTGGATGGAGGAGAACCGCAACTTCGCCGTCGCGCAGCGCCGGGCAAGCGATGTCTCCTCGGGCTTCGGCGTGACCAGCAAGGTCCTGCGCATGGTCTTGCAGTCCGGCATTCTCGCGGTCGGCGCCTGGCTCGTCATCAACGAGCAGGCGACCCCCGGGGTCATCATCGCCGGCTCGATCCTTTCCGCCCGCGCGCTCGCTCCCGTCGACCTCGCCCTCGCCAACTGGAAGGGCTTCGTCGCCGCACGGCAGAGCCGGGCACGGCTGCAGAAGATGCTCGTCATGCTGCCGCCGGCCGCAAGGCGGCTCGACCTTCCGGCGCCGAAGGCGGCACTCAATGCCGAACGCATCAGCGTCGTGCCGCCGGAGGCGAAGGAAGCCGTCCTGCAGGATGTTTCCTTCAACCTCGAAGCGGGTACCGGGCTCGGCATCATCGGCCCCAGCGGCTCGGGCAAGAGCTCGCTCGCCCGGGTCCTCGTCGGCCTGTGGCGGCCGGCACGCGGCACGCTGCGGCTGGACGGCGCGACCCTGGACCAGTGGCCGGTTGAGGCGATGGCCCGCCATATCGGCTTCATGCCGCAGGCCATCGAACTGATGGACGGGACGGTAGCGGAGAACATAGCGTCCTTCGATCCCGCCGCGCGCGCGGAGGATGTCATCGAGGCCGCGCGTGCGGCGCGCGTGCACGATCTTATCGTCGGCCTGCCCGAGGGCTATTCCACCGAGGTCGGCGAACATGGCCGCCAGCTCTCGGCCGGACAGAAGCAGCGCGTGGCGCTCGCCCGCGCGCTCTACGGCAGGCCGTTCCTGGTCATCCTCGACGAACCCAATTCGAACCTCGACGCGGAGGGCGAGGACGCCCTGACGTCGGCGATCCTCGGCGTGCGCGAGCGCGGCGGCATCGTCGTCGTCATCGCGCACCGTCCGAGCGCGCTGCTCGCTGTCGACAAGGTGCTGATGCTTCTGGCCGGGCGCCAGCAGGCCTTCGGCCCGAAGGAAGAGGTCCTGTCGAAGGTCCTGAGGCAAACGGGCGCCCTGAAGGTCGTCCAGAACGCAGAGGCGGCAAACGCATGA
- a CDS encoding Ig-like domain-containing protein, with protein MTSSTNLTTPIQSSDDWLLSIPRLGKQQGLLVTPGGTGTVSSYSLVYDVYFPSSGTSSGWIPFLQTDTSNSNDADIFGNVAGGSFGLGINSDYRGAANLDAWNRVGLTIEKGSDGSVTMSKYVNGEFIAAQKMTGSLAARFTIDKSNGFLIFSDNDGETSSGYLGSFLFIEKVLSGDELSVLGKARPGGIVPDDFKSDALQHNGTEFRFGQGSVTAEFGQGTLSGKGTTPTTTTPDAAGVPQVGQEPTTDPDAVVKTVAIKDMMVTPDAENATIDLSQHFSGEGLTYTVQNKNGDVVTATLTDGNKLVLDFAELGHSDVRVTATDAAGNSVTDDFRVRVAGPNAYTIAVFPDTQDYTSNDGIKHFFADMTQWLVDNRDSHNIVFMTHVGDITQTNQSSQWDIAEAALRKLDGKIPYALLPGNHDQGSSGNAANHSSNYLDSRFSPDKQKATNPDTFGGSYDQELMSARNTYSTFTAPDGTKWLSISLEFGPRDDVIRWAGDVIEAHPDYRVMLATHSLTSYAGRQDNLALPLYDEGAGYDYGMRTDQAGANDGEYVSRELLARYPNIVMTFSGHIFGDGAETDITYNQYGEPVFQFLVNYQNGVSREITGNGDESKGSNGGNGAIRLVTIDPDNNRITTETYFTGFDDYLDGFRSKPELDRDGLTGYYRGHQEVFENVNVGGGVARAMADAGDDIVADAPSGAALADVALSGARSMLPGNVTSWVWTDENGDVVAEGKDATAKLDLGKHKLTLTATDVNGVKSTDTVDVIVRGDRTLLVETFNDGNADDWSTDVGGTNGATGNFLLKGTVFSRQSTTDGLAAPEAALFDQSDAAGNKLVYTGSGSTGWSDYVFETTLTQLDNDTIGVLFYYQDAKNHYRFTLDGETNRRQLVKVVDGVETVLASVNEGSPYNMEIPLLVAVTGNTINVFLGDKNVFAGPVVDASPLSGGTVGVYSSGQRSSVFDDIAVTKVAATAKAGIDQRLYDTDGNGKALATLDASGSFGNKALVSYVWTDLAGNVIATGKTATVDLDTGVNKLLLTVTDADGTTSTDRVDVTVVDRSKILVNEDFSSADALSRFTIVDEGEFGGKGADGKQSEWVLDNGKLVQTTELASRELTWTGATSSDYWKRGWSPLGDGVNVLRLGTYALYNDPAALRWTDYAIEATIETPDKDGLGFLFRYKDAKNYYKLELDADGILDRSPSNGAGSIFNLVRMKDGVEEILAQVPGKYEPGQPMKLRLEVVGDKITAYLNDEALFAYPVGDRGLDAGTFGLYSWGNAGLSFDNLTVVDLTSGLEGGHVVNGTSGRDVLAGTDADETIYGLGGNDTILGNGGDDRIDAGDGNDTVLGGAGRDSIFGGAGDDVLMGNDGDDVVAGGLGNDVIEGGAGNDLLIGGDGSDTYVYGMGDGNDEIVETAATAGDQDVLVLHDIDRDQAVLHKVGDAVEVAFANGQTILLKGQLADGGVELITFADGTVLSRAGIVNGLVNRGPVAAADTLTAINEDAASFLIPFASLTANDTDADLDQLSVVGVSSVVGGTAVIEDGGIRFTPAADFNGTASFTYEVSDGRGGKSEAQASFTVKPVNDAPVSGPQSVETDEDTPLTGTIPASDIDGDALTFSVKEGAGPARGTLQLDAATGAWTYSPNADANGTDSFTVLVSDGKGGTSESTVTVNVRPVNDAPVAVADTGRVLENETATFDLVANDTDVEGDSLTLVGFAVTAVAGLAISNDAAASAFSIVDGKLVADPSVAFTALQDGEAAVVTVTYTVRDAQGGESTGTATLTIDGYTEYNIVTGSDGNDVLVASEGKDMIEAGNGNDTILAGGGNDLIDAGAGNDRVIAGDGDDVVEGGAGNDVLMGGEGNDVLSGGAGNDQLFGGEGNDTLRGGAGNDVLTGGAGNDTFIFASGDGRDTVLDFQAGEQGGDVVQLSKDDFADYQALLSSGALTDGEHGAQIAFDDGSSITFHGVKVADFAIDDFRFA; from the coding sequence ATGACGTCCTCCACCAATCTCACAACGCCGATCCAGTCTTCCGACGACTGGCTCCTCTCCATCCCTCGCCTCGGCAAGCAGCAGGGCCTGCTGGTCACGCCGGGCGGCACGGGCACCGTATCCTCCTACAGCCTCGTCTACGACGTGTACTTCCCGTCGTCCGGCACGTCGAGCGGCTGGATCCCGTTCCTGCAGACGGACACCTCCAACAGCAACGACGCCGACATCTTCGGCAATGTCGCCGGCGGCAGCTTCGGCCTCGGCATCAACAGCGACTATCGCGGTGCCGCCAACCTCGATGCGTGGAACCGCGTGGGCCTCACGATCGAGAAGGGCAGCGACGGCTCCGTCACCATGAGCAAATACGTCAACGGCGAATTCATCGCCGCGCAGAAGATGACCGGCTCGCTGGCCGCGCGCTTCACCATCGACAAGTCCAACGGCTTCCTGATCTTCTCCGACAATGACGGCGAAACCTCCTCCGGCTATCTCGGCAGCTTCCTGTTCATCGAGAAGGTGCTGTCCGGCGATGAGCTTTCCGTGCTGGGCAAGGCCCGTCCCGGCGGCATCGTCCCGGACGATTTCAAGTCCGACGCGCTGCAGCACAACGGCACGGAATTCCGCTTCGGCCAGGGTTCCGTGACAGCCGAATTCGGCCAGGGCACGCTTTCGGGCAAGGGCACCACGCCGACCACCACGACGCCGGACGCCGCCGGCGTGCCGCAGGTCGGCCAGGAGCCGACCACCGATCCGGACGCGGTCGTGAAGACCGTCGCCATCAAGGACATGATGGTCACCCCGGATGCGGAAAACGCCACGATCGACCTTTCCCAGCATTTCTCGGGCGAAGGCCTGACCTACACCGTCCAGAACAAGAACGGCGACGTCGTGACGGCCACCCTGACCGACGGCAACAAGCTGGTGCTCGACTTCGCCGAACTCGGCCACTCGGATGTCCGCGTGACCGCGACGGACGCGGCCGGCAATTCCGTGACGGACGACTTCCGCGTGCGCGTCGCCGGGCCGAACGCCTATACGATTGCCGTCTTCCCGGACACGCAGGACTACACGTCGAACGACGGCATCAAGCACTTCTTCGCCGACATGACGCAATGGCTGGTCGACAACCGCGACAGCCATAACATCGTCTTCATGACCCATGTGGGCGACATCACGCAGACCAACCAGTCCAGCCAGTGGGACATCGCCGAGGCGGCCCTGCGCAAGCTGGACGGCAAGATCCCCTACGCCCTCCTGCCGGGCAACCATGACCAGGGAAGCAGCGGCAACGCCGCCAATCACTCGTCGAACTATCTCGACAGCCGCTTCTCGCCGGACAAGCAGAAGGCGACCAACCCCGACACGTTCGGCGGCTCCTATGACCAGGAGCTGATGAGCGCGCGCAACACCTACAGCACGTTCACCGCGCCCGACGGCACGAAATGGCTGTCGATCTCGCTGGAATTCGGCCCGCGCGACGACGTGATCCGCTGGGCGGGCGACGTGATCGAGGCCCACCCGGACTACCGCGTGATGCTCGCCACCCACTCGCTGACGAGCTATGCCGGCCGCCAGGACAACCTCGCCCTGCCGCTCTACGACGAGGGCGCCGGCTACGACTACGGCATGCGCACCGACCAGGCCGGCGCCAATGACGGCGAATATGTCTCGCGCGAGCTGCTCGCTCGTTATCCCAACATCGTCATGACCTTCTCCGGCCACATCTTCGGCGACGGCGCGGAAACCGATATCACCTACAACCAGTATGGCGAGCCGGTCTTCCAGTTCCTGGTGAACTACCAGAACGGCGTGTCGCGCGAGATCACCGGCAACGGCGACGAGAGCAAGGGCAGCAACGGCGGCAACGGCGCGATCCGCCTCGTCACCATCGACCCCGACAACAACCGCATCACGACGGAGACCTACTTCACCGGCTTCGACGACTATCTGGACGGCTTCCGCAGCAAGCCGGAACTCGACCGTGACGGTCTGACCGGCTACTACCGCGGCCATCAGGAAGTCTTCGAGAACGTCAATGTCGGCGGCGGCGTTGCCCGTGCCATGGCCGATGCCGGCGACGACATCGTGGCGGACGCTCCCTCGGGCGCGGCCCTTGCCGATGTCGCCCTCTCCGGCGCAAGGTCGATGCTGCCCGGCAACGTCACCTCGTGGGTCTGGACGGACGAGAACGGCGACGTCGTCGCCGAAGGCAAGGACGCAACCGCCAAGCTCGACCTCGGCAAGCACAAGCTGACGCTCACGGCCACGGACGTCAACGGCGTCAAGTCGACCGACACGGTCGACGTGATCGTGCGCGGCGACCGCACGCTGCTCGTCGAGACCTTCAACGACGGCAATGCCGATGACTGGTCGACGGATGTCGGCGGCACGAACGGGGCGACGGGCAACTTCCTGCTGAAGGGCACCGTCTTCTCGCGTCAGTCCACGACGGACGGCCTTGCCGCGCCGGAAGCGGCCCTCTTCGACCAGAGCGATGCGGCCGGCAACAAGCTGGTCTACACCGGTTCCGGCTCGACCGGCTGGTCCGATTACGTCTTCGAGACGACGCTGACCCAGCTCGACAACGACACGATCGGCGTGCTCTTCTACTATCAGGACGCCAAGAACCACTATCGCTTCACGCTCGACGGCGAGACGAACCGCCGCCAGCTCGTGAAGGTCGTCGACGGCGTCGAGACGGTGCTTGCCTCCGTCAACGAAGGCTCGCCCTACAACATGGAAATCCCGCTGCTCGTGGCCGTCACCGGCAACACGATCAACGTCTTCCTTGGTGACAAGAACGTCTTCGCCGGTCCTGTCGTCGATGCCTCGCCGCTTTCCGGCGGCACGGTCGGCGTCTATTCCAGCGGCCAGCGCAGCTCGGTCTTCGACGACATCGCCGTGACGAAGGTGGCCGCCACCGCCAAGGCCGGCATCGACCAGCGGCTCTACGACACCGACGGCAACGGCAAGGCGCTCGCCACGCTCGACGCCTCCGGCTCCTTCGGCAACAAGGCGCTGGTCAGCTATGTCTGGACCGACCTTGCCGGAAACGTCATCGCGACCGGCAAGACGGCGACCGTCGATCTCGACACCGGCGTCAACAAGCTCCTGCTGACCGTCACCGATGCGGACGGCACGACCTCCACCGACCGCGTGGACGTCACCGTTGTCGACCGCAGCAAGATCCTCGTCAACGAGGACTTCTCGTCGGCGGATGCGCTGTCGCGCTTCACCATCGTCGACGAGGGCGAGTTCGGCGGCAAGGGCGCCGACGGCAAGCAATCGGAATGGGTGCTTGATAACGGCAAGCTGGTACAGACGACCGAGCTTGCCAGCCGTGAACTGACCTGGACCGGCGCCACCTCGTCCGACTACTGGAAACGCGGCTGGAGCCCGCTGGGCGACGGGGTCAATGTCCTGCGCCTCGGCACCTATGCCCTCTACAACGATCCGGCGGCGCTGCGCTGGACCGACTATGCGATCGAGGCGACCATCGAGACGCCGGACAAGGACGGCCTCGGCTTCCTCTTCCGCTACAAGGACGCCAAGAACTACTACAAGCTGGAGCTCGATGCCGACGGCATCCTCGACCGCAGCCCCAGCAACGGTGCCGGAAGCATCTTCAACCTCGTGCGGATGAAGGACGGCGTCGAGGAAATCCTCGCGCAGGTGCCGGGCAAGTACGAGCCGGGCCAGCCGATGAAGCTGCGCCTCGAGGTCGTCGGCGACAAGATCACGGCCTATCTCAATGACGAGGCCTTGTTCGCCTATCCGGTCGGCGACCGCGGTCTGGATGCCGGCACGTTCGGCCTCTACTCCTGGGGCAATGCCGGCCTGTCCTTCGACAATCTCACCGTGGTCGACCTGACCTCGGGCCTCGAAGGCGGCCATGTCGTCAACGGCACCAGCGGCCGTGACGTGCTTGCCGGCACGGATGCCGACGAGACGATCTACGGCCTCGGCGGCAACGACACCATCCTCGGCAACGGCGGCGACGACCGCATCGATGCCGGCGACGGCAACGACACGGTGCTGGGCGGTGCCGGCCGCGACAGCATCTTCGGCGGAGCCGGAGACGATGTGCTGATGGGCAATGACGGCGACGACGTCGTTGCCGGCGGCCTCGGCAACGACGTCATCGAAGGCGGCGCAGGCAACGATCTTCTCATCGGCGGCGATGGTTCCGACACCTATGTCTACGGCATGGGCGACGGAAACGACGAGATCGTCGAGACGGCTGCCACCGCGGGCGACCAGGACGTGCTGGTTCTTCACGACATCGACCGTGACCAGGCGGTGCTGCACAAGGTCGGCGATGCGGTGGAAGTCGCATTCGCCAACGGCCAGACGATCCTGCTCAAGGGACAGCTCGCCGATGGCGGCGTCGAACTCATCACCTTCGCCGACGGCACGGTGCTGAGCCGCGCCGGCATCGTGAACGGCCTCGTCAACCGCGGCCCGGTCGCCGCGGCGGACACGCTCACGGCCATCAACGAGGATGCGGCCTCCTTCCTCATCCCGTTCGCAAGCCTCACCGCGAACGACACGGATGCCGACCTCGACCAGCTTTCCGTGGTCGGCGTCTCGTCGGTCGTCGGCGGCACGGCGGTCATCGAGGACGGCGGCATCCGCTTCACCCCGGCGGCCGACTTCAACGGCACGGCCTCGTTCACCTACGAGGTCAGCGATGGCCGCGGCGGCAAGAGCGAGGCTCAGGCCTCCTTCACGGTGAAGCCGGTCAACGACGCCCCGGTCTCCGGTCCGCAGTCGGTGGAAACCGACGAGGACACGCCGCTCACCGGCACCATCCCGGCGAGCGACATCGACGGCGACGCGCTCACCTTCTCCGTCAAGGAAGGTGCGGGCCCGGCACGCGGCACGCTGCAGCTCGACGCAGCGACGGGCGCCTGGACCTATAGCCCGAATGCCGACGCCAACGGGACGGACAGCTTCACGGTCCTCGTCTCGGACGGCAAGGGCGGCACCAGCGAAAGCACGGTCACCGTCAATGTCCGCCCGGTCAACGATGCGCCGGTGGCCGTCGCCGATACCGGCCGCGTGCTGGAAAACGAGACCGCGACCTTCGACCTCGTCGCCAATGACACGGATGTCGAGGGTGACAGCCTCACGCTCGTCGGCTTCGCCGTCACCGCCGTCGCGGGTCTTGCCATCTCCAACGACGCGGCGGCTTCGGCCTTCTCCATCGTCGACGGCAAGCTCGTCGCCGATCCCTCGGTCGCCTTTACGGCATTGCAGGACGGCGAGGCGGCGGTCGTGACCGTCACCTACACCGTGCGCGACGCACAGGGCGGTGAATCGACCGGCACGGCGACGCTCACCATCGACGGCTACACCGAGTACAACATCGTCACCGGCAGCGACGGCAACGACGTGCTCGTGGCCAGCGAAGGCAAGGACATGATCGAGGCCGGCAACGGCAACGACACGATCCTGGCCGGCGGCGGCAACGACCTGATCGACGCAGGAGCCGGAAACGACCGGGTGATCGCCGGCGACGGCGACGACGTGGTCGAGGGCGGTGCCGGCAACGACGTGCTGATGGGCGGAGAGGGCAATGACGTGCTCTCCGGCGGCGCGGGCAACGACCAGTTGTTCGGCGGCGAAGGCAACGACACGCTGCGCGGCGGTGCCGGCAACGATGTCCTCACCGGTGGCGCGGGCAACGATACGTTCATCTTCGCTTCCGGTGACGGACGCGACACCGTGCTGGACTTCCAGGCGGGCGAGCAGGGCGGCGATGTCGTCCAGCTCTCGAAGGACGATTTCGCCGACTACCAGGCTCTCCTCTCCTCGGGAGCGCTGACCGACGGCGAGCACGGAGCGCAGATCGCCTTCGACGACGGCTCGTCCATCACCTTCCACGGCGTGAAGGTCGCGGACTTCGCCATCGACGACTTCCGCTTCGCCTGA
- a CDS encoding LysR substrate-binding domain-containing protein, with product MSIAQLKAFHVVAVCGGFSQAARDMAISQSTLSAHVRDLEAACGFNLLERRARGVSLSSNGERLLEITTRLFAAEREANAFLRGEAGASGGHLRVAADGPILALPILSHMKSERPKLTFSLSIDNSARVIEQVMDYRADVAITARVPNDPRLFGKHFLSMRLGLCVPLDHPLAGEQSVTMRALEGLSFVMRERGSRTREVFEKNLAGHGISIEQIVEISSREGVREAIANRVGCGVIADLELGNDNRLAFVPIEDAHEIIDEYVICLAERQHLPLIRGFIHAAAALHSAR from the coding sequence ATGTCGATTGCGCAATTGAAAGCCTTCCATGTCGTCGCGGTGTGCGGCGGCTTCTCCCAGGCTGCCCGGGACATGGCGATAAGCCAGTCCACCCTTTCGGCCCATGTGCGCGACCTCGAGGCCGCCTGCGGCTTCAACCTTCTCGAACGCCGGGCGCGCGGCGTCTCCCTCAGCTCGAACGGCGAACGCCTGCTGGAGATCACCACCCGGCTGTTCGCGGCAGAACGCGAGGCCAATGCCTTCCTGCGTGGCGAGGCCGGTGCGAGCGGCGGTCACCTGCGCGTTGCCGCCGACGGCCCGATCCTCGCCCTGCCGATCCTCTCGCACATGAAGAGCGAGCGTCCGAAACTCACATTCTCGCTGTCGATCGATAATTCCGCACGCGTCATCGAGCAGGTCATGGACTATCGCGCGGACGTCGCCATTACCGCGCGGGTGCCCAATGACCCGCGGCTTTTCGGCAAGCACTTCCTCAGCATGCGGCTCGGTCTGTGCGTGCCGCTGGATCACCCGCTCGCCGGGGAGCAGAGCGTCACCATGCGCGCGCTGGAAGGTCTGTCCTTCGTCATGCGCGAACGCGGCTCGCGCACCCGCGAGGTTTTCGAGAAGAATCTCGCGGGCCACGGCATTTCCATCGAGCAGATCGTCGAGATTTCCTCAAGGGAAGGCGTTCGCGAAGCCATCGCCAACAGGGTGGGATGTGGCGTCATCGCCGACCTCGAACTCGGCAATGACAACCGCCTCGCCTTTGTGCCGATCGAAGACGCCCACGAGATTATCGACGAATACGTCATTTGCCTCGCCGAGCGCCAGCACCTTCCGCTGATCCGCGGCTTCATCCACGCGGCGGCCGCGCTGCACTCCGCCCGCTGA
- a CDS encoding cytochrome b, whose product MMRPFQRDSSARYPVSIRILHWLRAILILGLIACGWYMTGRAEDDPTAAILYPNHKQFGVLAWLLALAQLALRWRYRAVLPHAPDALKPWEKRLSHVTHRLIIALTILTPLLGYAMSSSLTDGDGVPFFFLSHVPEVLPKNDAAFAVFQALHAYSAYILLACVLLHIAGTVKHRLQDRGGPTDVLPRML is encoded by the coding sequence ATGATGAGACCGTTTCAAAGAGACAGCAGCGCCAGATATCCTGTATCGATCCGCATCCTGCACTGGCTGCGGGCCATCCTGATCCTCGGGTTGATCGCCTGCGGCTGGTACATGACCGGACGCGCCGAGGACGACCCGACGGCCGCGATCCTTTATCCCAACCACAAGCAGTTCGGCGTGCTGGCCTGGCTGCTGGCGCTGGCGCAGCTTGCCCTTCGCTGGCGCTACCGTGCGGTTCTGCCGCACGCGCCGGACGCCCTCAAGCCCTGGGAGAAGCGTCTGTCCCACGTGACTCACCGGCTGATCATCGCCTTGACCATACTCACTCCGCTGCTGGGCTACGCGATGTCCAGCAGCCTCACGGACGGCGACGGCGTGCCTTTCTTCTTCCTCTCGCATGTGCCGGAGGTCCTGCCGAAGAACGATGCGGCCTTCGCGGTGTTCCAGGCGCTGCACGCCTATAGCGCCTATATCCTGCTGGCCTGCGTCCTCCTGCACATAGCCGGCACCGTGAAGCACCGGCTGCAGGACAGGGGCGGTCCGACCGACGTGCTCCCCCGCATGCTTTGA